The genomic stretch attttttgtcaatcaATGGAAAAAATGGCTTGTCAAATTTTACTATGTATTgtacttgaagaaaaaaattctattctttAAATAAAAGTGTAAAAGTGCCTTCACCCATCACTTTTTATTCCCAATTTACATCCTTGTGCctgttatttttacaaattgacattttttcactGCGCATTGTATCTGTTATTTGAGGGACAAATTACTCAggaaatgatttatttttgttcaatactcgttttattacaaaattcattttcacacaCTCATATCATCACATACTGTAATTCAGccataataatttctttgataTAAATTAAAGAGGTCGGGAAGTGGAGGATGGGTAGGGGTTGGGGGCGTTAACGCTGATGGACCTTAACAGTTAAAACAATTCAATTGTAGCCTAGCCTTATGAGCCTctgtaacagaaaaaaaaaaacaatataattaGTGTACAGTGGAATCGATATTAAGTAACTGCACCAATATTAGACtaatttacaaaaacattGCAAATAAATGATACATGAATTTCCCGTATTAAAGGAATACTTACACAATGATATTGTTGATGGGAATGTGGATTAATTTCACGAAGAAACCAATGAAGCCCATGATACAGAATCCAATGGCGGTAGCGATAGCtatcttttgaaattctgtaaAGTAAATAGAACAAATCAGTATCAATTACATATAAAGCATCAGTTTGGAAGtaacgaattaattaattaatacgaTTTTTATCGGTTTCATCCAAGTGGAATCAGAAAATCAAAGAGTAGTGTGcttttcgaagattttcaaattcatttgtaACTATGAATGCCAAATACGAACTACAGCAATATCTTCACTGCAATGTAGATACGAACTAAAATAAGGTTTTTGCCAAAAGTATTATAGTTATGCCAACAACATTTGCAGGTATCTTTGAGAATAATACAATAACggaaggtgaaaaaagttcATATTCTATAAACCGAATAACACACGTTGACTTGGTCTACCTTCACTTCTACAATTGGGTTTAAAATTCCATTCTTTTCCTTGTAATGaataaggagagaaaaatttgtcgaaaaatattttggtttCTTAATATTGGATTTTGAAACCAGATCTATTATATTCAGTATTtgacttatatgtataatatgtatatataattgaagtattttcattttcaattaatttgaaGTATATTCATTGAATACTTAACATTCATGTACTTGAGTAAAAACCAATTTAAAAAAGATGTGATCGGTATTATAGTCGTATAtatgaaattatatataaatcacAACAGGCATAGAATCCAGCGTTGAGCGTTATTCAAATAACAAGTCCTTGCATAATAGCAAAAGAGTATCAATTCTAATCAAATTTCCTTTTATAACACATGGTTATACTATACATTATTCAACATTCATTATCAATATTAATAGAAATTCAAATCAGAAATTGGCTTATGAATCACATAGTAAAATGTGTGCAGAAAAAGGTGAATAGAAATCTTCGAAGCTATACTTGAGTCtgaaattatacttttttaatGAAAGTACTGGCTCTCTTGAAAGTTTTGCTTTAGGACAATAATTTTGGTTGAGAATTTCCTGATTGTTtcctaattttcaaaactaatCAACCCTAAGATTCATTTACTTGGCTTCAAGCAGTACTTTTCGTTAGCAGAAAGACGTAAtaacaaatttatatttgatGTAATTCTGAGATTTCTTAGCCTATGCATGTAATTCGACAAGGTAACGTGTTGCGccaagttaaaaattattgttacaaGGTAGGTGTAAATACCTTTGCGGTCTGGTTTTGTGCATCTTTTGACAAGACGAATGCTGTCTTTGGCAAATTGGCGGCCAGGTTCAACTAATTTCGTGACTTGATCCATCGTTGATTGTgttttctaaaattaaaatcatctttaaaaatgtgaatcaattcgataaaaaattgagtCGGTGCATATGGTATAAACTTGAAAAggtgtgtaaactgaacctgTATTAAATCGTATATTTAAAGGTTATGACGTGAAATTGGTCCTCTTTAAGAGTATAATACCAATAAATCAATACTTGATTTCCTTATTTAAAATGATTAAGTAAATTTTGGGAATGAGACATTTACTTACGTTGCGTACTGCTTGCGGTTACTTCAAACACTGTTCTCTGTGATTGACGAAAAACCACCACTGACATTAATTTCACCAGCTACGTGGACGACGTATAGAAATACGTAACTTCCGGTTCGATTGACGTGACACTACGCTCGTAAGCTGAAACGGAAGCTTCGCGTGCCACATTGGCTTGTGGGCCAGATAAGTCTATGGCATATAATACTAGAGGTAGCATCGCGTGTACAGAAAGTGTAGCGGCGgagtgaaagaaagagaggcATATGCttagggtgcgttccgaaactagCTGGCAGCGCTGAAAATTCCGTAGGACAGAAACAGAGCTATTCACAAACTcggcagcgcaaaagagataagagATTGCTGATAGCACTGAgggctaatttcggaacgcatccTTAGATATGTATGCTCAGAGCTGCGTTCTGAAACCTTACACGAATTACTCGAGTATCATTGTTTCTCTGTTTGATCATATGCGTTTGACAGAGATACGATGATACGTGAGTTAACTCGAGTAAGATTTCAGAACGCAGCTCTGAAGGTATATGTCGGTTATAATCTGCCTCGCTCTACACCgaattgagagagagagactgagCAACCCGAATATTAAAGACCGACCGAAGTTTCGTTATCGGTGGGTATCGGTTTCGGTAAAAAATGCAGATTTCTAGGAGAGAAtccaaatataaaattgtgtTTCGGTCGGACACTACCGAATATATATCTCtgtatatattctatatatatatataaatttttgcgaGGGCGACAGGATGGGTAGCTCTCTTCAGTAATATATACTCTAAGTTTGTgggtaaaaattcaaaattgatacCCAGAATTTTACAGGCATGCATGGCGTTGTGCATTTTGACTTGTTGTCAACAGAGTACGCAATGGGTATCTAAAATCAGCCCTTCATAAATGAATGGACTGAGTGAGAAACGAGTCGCGAAGAATGACGAAAACGGAGAAAATTATAGGTCGGTAGACTGACATTCAGTGAACGGTCGGTACTACAAAACCATGGACTTATACAAGAAAATCATCGGTCGATAATACGACCACAGACTTATTTCCTGTAGCATCGATCATACAAGATCGTGTTCGATAGCAACTTTATAGCAGAATTGGGCATGATTTTTGCATGCCACAGCAGCGTGGGTCGAATGTACGGCAGAATTGGACATGATTGTTACTGATACTGCTGTAGCATGGGTCGAAAGCAAAAACGAACGAGGTGTTCGTTCATATACTTCGAGTTCTTACATATAGGTAGCGATTCAACGGTTCTCCTTTGTAACTTCCTTGCGAGTGTACAACTATAACCGTGTtccgtataatgtataatctGGATTGATGCATGAATAATCATATAAATACAACACCGTGGTGAACAGTTACGAAAGAAGGTTATTGATGTACGTCACTCGAAACATGTATGACGTAAATTGGTTACGTTATCGAAGAAATACCATATTTTGCGGCAGAGCATACCTGTCATGTATGTACTTGTCGGCAATCAGCAGACCGCTTCTTTCAGAAGCGAACATGTGCAAGTCTTCTTTATACACCAGCCGGCAAATGCGCCCAGGTGATGGCCAATGGCCATTACGTGATTCCACAGACGCTACCACTCTAAATGGAGATGCGCAGTAGTAAAGTCACGTGATAACCCGCACGTGACTTCACGACAGCATAGTTAAACAAACACAAATGACGTCATATACGCACACATTCTCAATGGCTGGAATGGCAGTGGACACGGAAGAGCACACCTTATCTTCTGACACCATGGGATCGACTGCGCATTCCCTATACTAATGTAGTAATGCCtgaagtgagagagaaagaaacacACGCGCCCAATATCTGTCTCTTTCTAAGCATCTGATTGGTTGTTGGTCGATAGCTTAGTATTGTATCACCGTCAAGCGAACCCACGACGTGGATTGTGTCGTCTAGGGCCACTGATTTCAGTGTAtacgacgatgatgattaaAGAATCGATGCAATAGATTTAGTCAGAGCCTGGGTAGATGTGTTTTCGTTTCGACAATCGACCGAGAACGCGAACGTCTATCAAATATACAAGCTCCGTCGGTAAGACTGTCATGCCAGCCTCCGAGACTCGTCAATACGATAATATCGTGCGTCTGTTACCAACAATTACAGGTTCCTTCTTTGTGGTGCAATTATTGCATGAAATGCTATCTGGGTTCAGCATACATGGTGGCATTACCGTGCAGGGTAGCGTCTAGCAGAAAAATACTTCcctaacaattattattctctaGATCAAAAATTATGTTACGATCTCATTTTGAGTGGAACAAACAGGGAAACGAGCTATAGCCATTGATTGTTCCGCCGGTGAGTCGATACCGATGGGTTACAATCAGTGACATCGTTTATCATTTTCTACCACCTTATACATtgattgaatgaaatatacCGTTGACTGAATGCAGATATTATTCTTCGCAACATTGTAACATTTGTGCGacctttaattataattagtttAATTAACCTTGTGTAACACTTCTGGTGCAACATCACACAACACAGTTCCCAGCACTTGTTATTCATTTGGTCGTGATTCATGTATTGTTTACGAGACAAGGGAAGTTCAACGCCGCTGACTAACTGAACTGAACCCGGTAcccttgaaattcgaaaatacttTGTGTATTGCGCGTTTCGACGGATAAGGAATATGACGATATCACGTCCTTTCTCTGTTCTCTGATAATCTCGCGCGATGTGTTGGGCGACTGCGACTCATCTCGTATCCAGTGTTCGTTAGATCGTCAAGGCGAAGGCGGCAACATGTTTCCGATAATTTTTGTGGCTCTCTTTAGTTTCTCATCCATTGTCGATGGAGTTCCAATTCTCAATTGCGGTTcgcataatttcaatatttataacccatttttctcttcatcataTTTACGAAGCATCAAAGTCAATACTCGAACGCAATTCTTGCTTAAGATATATTTATCTTTTTACTGTGCAAACATTTTGATATGACGTATGTAGACGACATATTTAGTAAATGATTCCATAACTGATTGGTTGTGTTTAGAAATCATAACAAAAATGTTGATCAGATATAATTGTCAttcatttcgattttctaTGTTCTCTTTGTTACAGGTTCCAAGTtaggaagttacagccgagtTCAAATATCAGGTTGTGACGATTCAAACCAACCCTGTGTTTTGCACAAAGGAAAGAACGCATCGATAGAAATTGACTTTATAACATGTAAGCTGGTATTTTGATGcaaaattatacattattgaaattatatcTTAAGACAAAAGTCacaaatgtatgaaaaattgtttttctcattcgtttttatttgattCTCAATAAATATTGGTGCTCAATATTCTGCTCAGCTGTTTGAAAGCATAGTGATTTAATTAATGCACCCATTTTCtgacaatttttacaaaaagactaaatattttcagacgAAGATGCTACCGACTTGAAGGCAGTCGTGCATGGCACTGTTCTGATTGTACCCGTACCTTTTCATCTGCCAAATGCTGACGCATGCCAACACCCAGAGTCTGGGATAACTTGTCCCATGAGGAAGGGCCAAAGTTACAAATACAAGGCAGAGCTACCAGTATCTACAAAATACCCTTCGGTTAGTTCAgaataagtatattatattaaattgcagacaatgaaaatgaaaaactggtTGACATAAAAGATGTAAAACTCAAGGCAGTTTTCTCTAGGAACACACAAAAAATGTCTTTCCCAGGCACAGGCATAAAAAAGTCACTTCTTAACGCCTGTTTTTGATAAAGTTGCTCTTTACACCGCTAACCTCGGAAGAAccgtatcaaattttcatgtcGCAGTTCACAACTGCACATTTTGAACTATCGTACAAGGACTTTATATGTCAGTTCCGACTTCTGTTGAATGTCCCGAGTTACGGATCTCAATTAGCGTCTAAGTGACTTTTCATGctttgctgaaaaaaatattgtttgggTTGTGCCCGTAAACTAGTTTGGCTCGAGAATGGTTTCggtaatatgaatattatttgtaGGTATCCGTTAAAGTCAAGTGGGAACTTCAGGATCAGAATGGAAATGACATTGTCTGCTTCAAACTTCCAGCTGTaatacgataaaaatataaatttataaatattatattttgatAATGTATTGGTAACagatttaataattaaaattttcttcttcggtATTAGAAGTAATTATTATAGTTAATAGGTAGATAATTTAGATAAATGTTAGAAAAAGGGAAGTAAAAACCAAACCGGTAGTGCGATAAGTCTCATTTAATTACCATTGGTTTTTTGGTCTGGCAAATCGCCATGCTGATAATCTGACCGGATGTGGCTCTACTATCTAATCATTATATTGTACAAAGtgtaagtataaatatatgtacatatatacctatataattaCCGGCACTGAGCGTAGACTTTAGATTTCCAACTTCCAAGGAGTTAAGAAAAGCAGAGtccttgaaaatattatatttatttctgttATGTATGATTCATTACATATAGAAATAAACTTCAacgatcaataaataaaacatagaATACATAAGGTGGCGTTATTTAGCTTAAAGTTATCTAATCAAATAAATTCAGTTTCTAAATACAAATATTCAGGTGCGATTATAGACCAGGGAAAAAATACCAGCATTAACGTAAACATCATTTCTAGCAGTAGATTCTGGTCCTATTTTCTATGTAAGGTATATATTTGATATTGAAGCTGGCGAATACATAAGGTAAGCAACACCGGAGGAGTACTCGACGCTactatatacctactataaCAAAATATCATCGCCCATTTTaggttttgtaatttttagtcattaattaatattatgcgtggaattattttattgcagTCATTAATGTTAAAAACCGTTGCCCCGTATATGTCATTTCAACGTTTGATATCAAATGAGGATTATTTTTTGAGGAATTTGTGAGTACGTTGCGTTTTGACCAGAACATCGTTTGGCTTGTTTCATAACCAGAACTCAATTCCGTACCACAATACGGAGGTAAATATTGGGTTATTTTTGTCTTCCTAGGTTTTAATCAAGTCTTATTGTAGTAATTTTGATACTTTTAGAGTTTATATCAACTATCCATTGCGACAGGGCATTCGTCCGTTTGTTCAGTGTCCATTTGGTGAATAGTACGTTTGCTCCTCTGTCTTGCTGAACTCTGCTGTCCGTGTCTGAGAGTTTTCTGTGCCTGATAAATAGGCTCAAATTCTTTCAATTGTGCCATGAACCCTTCATTCGGAACGATGCAATATCTTCGCTTTTGTACTATTTCGAAGGCTCTTCTGTAATAAATGTGTTGTTTATTATCGGAACGGTTTACGCGATTGACTACGTGTATgcgatatttttgatttcgctgaATTTTTCTTACGGGTTCTATATATAAGAGATacgtattcgaaaatttttttttcacatattatGGAAAACAGAGGggatcgaaaatttgagaatctgGTGATTTTCGGCTTGGAGGCTCATTTTCATAACTCCGATTCTATTTGAgctgtaaagttttttttatcattttaaagctaaaagaatgaatttcaatgaaaaaatttcagacttattgaaaattattaacaaattgatattgttatgaacaattaaaatgtttaaatcgatttt from Diprion similis isolate iyDipSimi1 chromosome 12, iyDipSimi1.1, whole genome shotgun sequence encodes the following:
- the LOC124412863 gene encoding protein transport protein Sec61 subunit gamma, with the translated sequence MDQVTKLVEPGRQFAKDSIRLVKRCTKPDRKEFQKIAIATAIGFCIMGFIGFFVKLIHIPINNIIVGS
- the LOC124413150 gene encoding NPC intracellular cholesterol transporter 2 homolog a-like, translated to MFPIIFVALFSFSSIVDGVPILNCGSKLGSYSRVQISGCDDSNQPCVLHKGKNASIEIDFITYEDATDLKAVVHGTVLIVPVPFHLPNADACQHPESGITCPMRKGQSYKYKAELPVSTKYPSVSVKVKWELQDQNGNDIVCFKLPAVIR